The DNA region TGCCGAGGGGAGTTCGGGTGTTCTGTAACTTGCGCCCTTTCTAAGGGATGGTTTCGCAGTTACCTTTTTTAAGGAGTATGGATCATGTGGAATGGTTCCCGAGTCAAGACCCTTGCGCGTATCAGCTTGGCGGTATTTTTTGTTCCGCTTTGCATAGCTGCTACTTGCCCGAACACCGGCAACACATGTCCGGCGGGTTCGGGTCAGGTGTTGGTCAACGGCGTTTGTCAATGCCCGGCTGGCCAGACGTTGGTAAACGGCGTGTGTACAGCGGCGACGACCCAAGTCACGCTTCGCTCGGAAACCCTTACCGGAGCTAATGCTGTCGCGCCGGCCCTTACCGGCCAATGCGGTACCGGGGGCGTGAACACCACCAACATCTCCAATGGCACTGCTGGTAAGCAGCTCCATGCGACGGTGACGTGCGCTACCGCGCAGTCGCGCCCGCAAATCTTTATCACGGATGGAACAACGATAATTGCCCAAAGCTCTGCTGTCGGTATCCCCGGTCCCTCGGCGAGCACCGATGGTTTCCCCCCCGCGTCAAACAACTTCCAGGTAAGGGTGCGCGAGTGTGCTCCCAACGCGGCGGGCCGCCTGTACACCATCACCGTGACGCAGGATCAGTAATCCCGTCGCGCAACATTTTTGGCGTGCTTATTACGGGCGAGCCGGGAAATCCGGCTCGCCCGCTTTTTTTTGGCGGGTCTTCACCCGAAAGCGCACCGGGATTTGGCCTCGGACGGTTGGGACCTACGTAATCGGGTAGGAGGGCGCCTCACGACGCCCTCCTACCCGGTTCCACGTTGCGAAATGCGATCAGGGACGACTGGCCGTTTTCGCAAGCCGCTTTCGCGCGATGGCCGTCGCCTGCCGCGATGTGTCGCAGCCCAGATAGCGCCGGCCCATTTCTTTGGCGGCGACAAGCGTCGTTCCGCTCCCGCAGAAAAAATCCGCGACGAGATCGCCCGGGCGGCTGCTCGCCGTAATGATCCGCCGGGCCAGCGCCAGGGGCTTTTGCGTCGGCCAGCCGACGCGCTCCAGCGCCACCGTTGAAAGGAATGGCAAATCCCACACGTCGGTCAGCGCCGGACCATCGGCATGGAAATAGAGCCGCCCCTTTTTGGTCGATTTGTAAGGCCGGCCGGTTTCGTCGTAGTTGAGCCCGTCCGTGCGAAAGCGGCCTTCGCGGATTTGGTGGAAGCGATGGCGGCCGAGCTTCTTCGCAAAAACCAGGATCGTGTCGTGCTTGCGTGAGAACCACTGCCGCGCGACGCCGCCGGTGCGGTAGTGCCAGATGATCTCGTTCAGGAAGTTCTCCGCGCCGAAAAGGGTATCGAGTTGGATGCGGACGTAGTGCGCCGCCCGCCAGTCCAGATGCGCGTAGAGCGTGCCGTGGGCCGCCAACAGTCGATGGCATTCGACGAGTCGCGGGTGAAGGAACGCCAGGTAGGATTTGATTCCCCCGGTCCATTGATCGCTGTAGCCGGCCGGCCCGCGCCGCGGCGTTCGCCCGGTGCAAAACGGCGGATCGATGGAGATCAAATCGCAACAACCGTCCGGCAGCCGCTGCATGTACGGCAGGTTGTCCCCCTGATGAAGATCGGAGGATACGCCACGCTTCCGGCGCCTCATGCCCCCGCGTCGGGCCTGATCCCCAACGCCTCCATACGCCGATAAAGCCGGCTGCGCGAGATGTTCATGATCTCCGCCGCCTTATTCCGCTGACCGTCCGCCGTTTTCAACGCCCGGAGAATGCACTCGCGCTCGACGCGGGCCAGGACGCCGTCGAGG from Phycisphaerae bacterium includes:
- a CDS encoding site-specific DNA-methyltransferase is translated as MRRRKRGVSSDLHQGDNLPYMQRLPDGCCDLISIDPPFCTGRTPRRGPAGYSDQWTGGIKSYLAFLHPRLVECHRLLAAHGTLYAHLDWRAAHYVRIQLDTLFGAENFLNEIIWHYRTGGVARQWFSRKHDTILVFAKKLGRHRFHQIREGRFRTDGLNYDETGRPYKSTKKGRLYFHADGPALTDVWDLPFLSTVALERVGWPTQKPLALARRIITASSRPGDLVADFFCGSGTTLVAAKEMGRRYLGCDTSRQATAIARKRLAKTASRP